In one window of Solanum pennellii chromosome 2, SPENNV200 DNA:
- the LOC107010376 gene encoding carbonic anhydrase, chloroplastic-like, whose translation MANKSYEEAIVSLQNLISEKGELGPVVAEKIDEMTAELQISSKTFDPVHRIKCGFNYFKTEIYDKNPELFDKLKKGQQPKFFVFACSDSRVSPSHILNFQPGEAFMVRNIANMVPPYDKLRYSGTGAAIEYAVLHLKVENILVIGHSSCGGIKALMSLPEDGSESTEFIENWVKIGLPAKAKVLAEHPNISPEEQCKYCEKEAVNVSLANLLTYPFVRDGLVNKTLSLKGGYYDFIRGEFKLWGLHFGLSHPCSI comes from the exons ATGGCAAACAAATCTTACGAGGAGGCCATTGTTTCCCTCCAGAACCTTATCAG TGAGAAGGGAGAGCTGGGACCAGTTGTAGcagaaaaaattgatgaaatgaCAGCTGAGTTACAAATAAGCAGTAAAACGTTCGATCCAGTTCACAGGATCAAGTGTGgctttaattatttcaaaacagAGATATATGA CAAAAATCCAGAATTGTTTGACAAGCTCAAAAAAGGCCAGCAACCCAAG TTTTTTGTGTTTGCGTGCTCGGATTCACGAGTGAGCCCATCCCATATCCTCAATTTCCAGCCCGGTGAGGCTTTTATGGTTCGAAACATAGCCAACATGGTCCCTCCTTATGACAAG CTTAGGTACTCTGGAACTGGAGCTGCTATCGAGTACGCTGTTCTCCATCTTAAGGTAGAGAATATTCTAGTCATTGGTCACAGTAGCTGTGGAGGTATCAAGGCTCTCATGAGTCTTCCAGAAGATGGTTCTGAATCAAC TGAATTTATTGAGAATTGGGTGAAAATTGGATTACCTGCCAAGGCCAAGGTGCTAGCTGAGCATCCGAATATAAGTCCTGAAGAACAGTGCAAATACTGTGAAAAG GAAGCTGTGAATGTATCACTAGCCAACTTGCTGACCTATCCATTTGTGAGAGATGGTTTGGTGAATAAAACATTGTCATTGAAGGGAGGCTACTATGATTTTATTAGAGGAGAATTTAAGCTATGGGGACTTCACTTCGGTCTTTCTCATCCTTGTTCTATCTGA
- the LOC107010640 gene encoding myb-related protein 305, whose amino-acid sequence MDKICNSQDVEVRKGPWTMEEDLILINYIANHGEGVWNSLAKSAGLKRTGKSCRLRWLNYLRPDVRRGNITPEEQLLIMELHAKWGNKWSKIAKHLPGRTDNEIKNYWRTRIQKHIKQGENMNGQGSSEQNIDHQEGSSSQISSVGQADNIETYSPTSYNGNLETNFQASNFLNETNDNMWSMEDIWSMQLLNGD is encoded by the exons atggatAAAATATGCAACTCTCAAGATGTTGAAGTGAGGAAAGGGCCTTGGACTATGGAAGAAGATTTAATTCTCATTAACTACATTGCTAATCATGGTGAAGGTGTTTGGAACTCTCTAGCTAAATCTGCtg GTCTCAAACGTACTGGAAAAAGTTGTAGACTCCGATGGCTTAATTATCTTCGACCTGATGTCAGGAGGGGTAATATTACACCTGAAGAACAACTTTTGATTATGGAACTACATGCTAAGTGGGGAAACAA GTGGTCAAAAATTGCGAAGCATTTGCCTGGAAGAACAGATAACGAGATAAAAAACTACTGGAGGACTAGGATTCAGAAGCACATTAAGCAAGGAGAGAACATGAATGGACAAGGAAGTTCAGAGCAAAATATTGATCATCAAGAAGGAAGTAGTAGTCAAATATCCTCAGTTGGTCAAGCAGATAACATAGAGACTTACTCTCCAACTTCATACAATGGAAATTTGGAAACTAATTTTCAAGCCTCAAATTTTCTCAATGAAACAAATGACAACATGTGGAGCATGGAGGATATCTGGTCAATGCAATTGCTTAATGGAGATTAA